Proteins encoded together in one Candidatus Neomarinimicrobiota bacterium window:
- a CDS encoding transglutaminase, translated as VYHRWAEVYLPNYGWIPVDASRGDKPSPRDQATYIGQLSNRFLITTQGGGDSEYLGWYYNSHETYQTDPQVRINIEAFGEWEPIITGEGE; from the coding sequence TGTTTACCACCGCTGGGCGGAGGTCTACCTGCCTAATTACGGCTGGATTCCCGTAGACGCTTCGCGTGGCGATAAGCCGTCACCGCGGGACCAGGCCACCTACATCGGGCAACTCTCCAACCGCTTCCTCATCACCACCCAGGGCGGCGGCGACTCGGAATACCTGGGATGGTACTACAATTCGCATGAGACCTATCAGACTGATCCCCAGGTACGTATCAACATCGAGGCCTTCGGCGAGTGGGAGCCAATTATCACAGGTGAAGGGGAATAA